From one Chanodichthys erythropterus isolate Z2021 chromosome 3, ASM2448905v1, whole genome shotgun sequence genomic stretch:
- the LOC137009682 gene encoding C-signal-like, whose protein sequence is MAALKAYKILITGANRGLGLEIVKQLSEDSHQKHIFATCRDPDGSKSEALRELAKKHPNVITIIRLDADDPCSIKESAKKVGSLVGKNGLNLLVNNAAIVANGTIQTSSVEDMKNTFNTNVIGPLLIIREYLPYLQIAAKASGTPGMSCNKAAFINISTIAGSMTRIPSIYNQFPTLPYAVSKAGFNMLTVLAAEEIKADEILCMALHPGWVKTELGGDDATIEPKESVEGMLRVIGSLTEKQHGGFLDYTGETVTW, encoded by the exons ATGGCAGCATTGAAAGCATACAAAATCCTGATCACAGGAGCTAACCGGGGCTTGGGCTTAGAAATTGTTAAGCAACTCTCTGAGGATTCTcatcaaaaacatatttttgctaCCTGCCGTGATCCAGATGGGTCAAAGTCTGAG GCATTGAGAGAGCTGGCAAAAAAGCATCCAAATGTGATTACAATCATACGTCTTG ATGCTGATGATCCATGCAGTATCAAAGAGTCTGCCAAGAAAGTGGGTTCTCTCGTGGGAAAGAACGGTTTGAACCTTCTTGTGAATAATGCTGCAATCGTGGCAAATGGCACCATTCAGACCAGCAGTGTTGAGGACATGAAGAACACCTTCAACACCAACGTTATAGGACCCTTACTAATCATTAGG GAGTACCTACCATATCTACAAATAGCGGCCAAAGCCAGTGGGACACCAGGAATGTCCTGTAATAAAGCAGCTTTCATCAACATCTCCACTATTGCAGGTTCCATGACCAGAATACCTTCCATATACAACCAGTTCCCAACATTGCCATATGCCGTGAGCAAG GCAGGATTTAACATGCTGACTGTGTTGGCTGCTGAGGAGATAAAGGCAGATGAGATCCTCTGCATGGCCCTTCATCCAGGATGGGTGAAGACTGAACTGGGTGGAGATGAT GCAACTATTGAACCGAAAGAAAGTGTGGAAGGGATGTTGCGTGTCATTGGCAGCCTTACTGAAAAGCAGCATGGTGGATTCTTGGACTACACTGGAGAAACAGTCACCTGGTAA